The Acidobacteriota bacterium genome contains the following window.
TCGGATCGATCGTTGCTTGGCGAGGTCGCGATGCGTCGCCCGCCGCGTTCGGACGCTCGGTGACTGACGACTTGGCCGGATCGCGGCCGCAGGGGCAGGTGAAGCGCAAATGGTGAGCGTACTGTTCGATGGGCTGGCCTACGGCATGCTCCTGTTCCTGATGGCCGTCGGTCTTTCGATCACCATGGGCCTGATGAATTTCGTCAACCTGGCTCACGGCGTGTTCGCGATGGTCGGCGGTTACGTGGCGATCCTGGCCATGAACGGCGCCGGTCTGGGTTTCGGCGTGGCGCTGCTGCTCGCCTTTGCTGCTGCCGCGGCGGCCGGCGCGATCATGGAGATCCTGTTCTTTCGCCGGCTCTTCACTGCCCACGCCCTGGACCAGGTGTTGGTGACGGTCGGCGTGGTCTTCGTCGCGGTCGCGGTGGCGACCTATTTCTTCGGCCCGACGATGCAACTGTTCCAGCCGCCGGAATATCTGGAAGGCCGGTGGCGATTGGCGGGCTTCGAAGTGCCCCGCTATCGCCTCTTCCTGATCGTCGCTGGGCTGCTGGTACTCGGTGGCTTGGGGTTGATCCTCAACCGCACCCGCCTGGGTGCAATGGTGCGTGCCACGGTCGACAACCGGCGGGTTGCGCAGGGTACGGGGATCGACGTCCAGCGCCTGTTCTTCCTGGTCTTCTCGTTCGCCTGCGGGATCGCGGGGCTCGGAGGCGCATTGAGCCTGGGCATGCTCAGTCTCGAGCCGTCGTATCCATTGAAGTACATGGTCGAGTTCCTGATCGTTGTCAGCGTGGGTGGGGCGGGCACGATCATCGGGCCGTTCGTCGCCGCACTGATGGTGGGTCTGGTCGACGTGGCCGGAAAGTACTATCTCCCGGAGACCGGAACCTTTCTCGTCTACGTTGTCATGATCGTGGGACTGCTGCTGCGTCCGTACGGTCTGGTTCCGCGTCCGGGGCTGGTCGTATGGCGGTAGTGACCTTGTCCCGACGGCAGGCGCGCGCGCTGGAAGTGCTTTTCTGGCTGGCGATCGCGAGTTGCTTCTTCGTCCTGCCGTTACGGCTCTCGTTGCTCAGCCAGATACTGATCTTCGGCCTGTTCGCCGTCTCGCTCGACATCGCGTTGGGGTATGCCGGCATCCTGACGGTCGGCCA
Protein-coding sequences here:
- a CDS encoding branched-chain amino acid ABC transporter permease, with the protein product MVSVLFDGLAYGMLLFLMAVGLSITMGLMNFVNLAHGVFAMVGGYVAILAMNGAGLGFGVALLLAFAAAAAAGAIMEILFFRRLFTAHALDQVLVTVGVVFVAVAVATYFFGPTMQLFQPPEYLEGRWRLAGFEVPRYRLFLIVAGLLVLGGLGLILNRTRLGAMVRATVDNRRVAQGTGIDVQRLFFLVFSFACGIAGLGGALSLGMLSLEPSYPLKYMVEFLIVVSVGGAGTIIGPFVAALMVGLVDVAGKYYLPETGTFLVYVVMIVGLLLRPYGLVPRPGLVVWR